One window of Watersipora subatra chromosome 3, tzWatSuba1.1, whole genome shotgun sequence genomic DNA carries:
- the LOC137389917 gene encoding EF-hand domain-containing protein 1-like — protein sequence MDGLPFLPGNTFQDPTRSKYHRSQTLGYNNGYAQQKRPEVGIGGVPIAYNQLSEKELDELSNFNPTLTYGQTKQAPPEDFIPAHVAWDKKVLRYYAYFKQTVHESPNEFYRVRPVTIYYYLEDDSIAVVEPVRENSGIPQGKLIKRQRLPKNDVGDIWHWKDLNNRTTVTFYGKVFYITECDKFTSDFLESEGIVVNEPDQIPEDPYLATRTKAAEIKKYNTPSSFDKLKQFLELDRKVLRFYCVWDDRDAMFGEMRPFILHYYLVDDTMELREVHTPNDGRDPFPVLIGRHKVPKNRSQVPSTHPSISMELTNQEVKDYFTPRDFSLAETMYIYGRKFLIYDADNFTKAFYYKNFGLTEFKQVDVEQRKKPLPKMEFAPYNGLGTLEDSLQSCLSLIPQPPKKDFIKMMENDHKVLRFEAILDSVKPEDAGRKFIISYRLADDMITIYEPPVRNSGIIGGKFLERTRIAKPGSSPDKPVFYGPDDMHIGSVIEIFNHRFVIVNADEYVLAYMEQHPGQFSANTVATLRNTLGSNAPKDEPIKAASMRITRQSGDLQRLVNEVKGQVKKIGITGKHRIDELFLRYDSNRSGFIDKAKLCDMCKAISLPLDDDVMNALICEITSNPDGQISLEEFRQFFEAA from the exons ATGGACGGGTTACCATTTCTACCAGGAAACACTTTTCAAGACCCAACT AGATCCAAGTATCACAGAAGCCAAACCTTAGGATATAACAATGGATATGCACAACAAAAAAGACCTGAAGTTGGTATAGGAGGGGTGCCAATAGCATATAATCAGCTCTCCGAAAAAGAGCTTGATGAGCTGTCTAACTTTAATCCTACTCTCACTTATGGACAAACAAAGCAAGCTCCACCAGAGGACTTCATTCCAGCACACGTTGCTTGGGATAAAAAG GTGCTGAGATACTATGCCTACTTCAAACAAACTGTTCATGAATCTCCTAATGAGTTCTACAGAGTTAGACCTGTCACCATCTACTACTATCTTGAGGATGACAGCATTGCAGTGGTGGAACCCGTCAGAGAAAACTCTGGAATACCTCAAGGAAAACTCATTAAACGACAGCGACTGCCAAAGAATGACGTAGGAGATATCTGGCATTGGAAGGACCTAAACAACCGAACCACGGTTACTTTCTATGGAAAAGTCTTCTACATCACAGAGTGTGACAAATTTACATCA GACTTTTTGGAAAGTGAAggaatcgttgtaaatgaaccaGATCAAATTCCAGAAGATCCCTACTTGGCGACAAGAACCAAAGCAGCAGAGATCAAGAAGTACAACACACCCTCATCCTTTGACAAACTCAAGCAATTCCTTGAGCTGGACCGAAAGGTTTTGCGATTCTATTGTGTTTGGGATGACAGGGATGCCATGTTTGGCGAGATGAGGCCATTTATTTTACAC TACTATCTGGTGGATGACACAATGGAACTGCGAGAAGTACACACCCCTAATGATGGTAGAGATCCATTCCCAGTGCTCATCGGCAGACACAAGGTGCCCAAGAACAGGAGTCAAGTGCCGAGCACGCATCCTTCAATCTCAATGGAGCTGACAAACCAAGAGGTGAAAGACTATTTTACACCAAGGGACTTTTCTCTCGCCGAAACAATGTACATATACGGAAGAAAGTTCTTGATTTACGACGCCGACAATTTCACAAAAGCGTTCTACTACAAGAACTTTGGACTGACAGAGTTCAAGCAAGTGGATGTTGAGCAGCGCAAGAAGCCATTGCCAAAAATG GAATTCGCTCCGTACAATGGTCTTGGAACACTAGAGGACTCTCTACAATCGTGTCTGTCTCTCATCCCACAACCACCAAAAAAAGATTTCATAAAGATGATGGAGAATGACCATAAAGTTCTGCGCTTTGAAGCCATATTG GACTCAGTGAAACCCGAAGATGCAGGAAGGAAGTTTATCATTTCCTATCGGCTAGCAGATGACATGATCACCATCTATGAGCCACCAGTGAGAAACTCTGGCATAATTGGTGGAAAATTCCTTGAACGAACCCGGATTGCCAAGCCAGGCTCTTCACCTGACAAGCCTGTGTTTTATGGACCTGATGATATGCACATCGGCTCAGTTATAGAGATATTCAATCATAGATTTGTTATCGTCAACGCTGATGAGTATGTCCTGGCATACATGGAACAACATCCAGGACAATTTTCAG CCAACACCGTAGCCACCCTTAGAAATACCTTGGGAAGTAATGCACCAAAAGATGAGCCCATCAAAGCAGCTTCAATGCGAATCACACGTCAATCAGGTGACCTTCAACGACTTGTCAATGAGGTCAAAGGACAAGTAAAAAAGATTGGAATTACAG GCAAACACAGAATTGATGAGCTGTTCTTGAGGTATGACAGCAACAGGTCAGGCTTCATCGACAAAGCAAAACTGTGTGACATGTGCAAGGCCATATCACTACCCCTTGATGATGATGTCATGAATGCA CTCATCTGTGAGATAACATCAAACCCAGATGGTCAGATAAGTCTCGAAGAGTTCAGACAATTCTTTGAAGCTGCCTGA